GAGGTAGAGCCGGCCTTCGGTGCCCGTGAGTTCTAAAAAGTTGCGGCGCTCAAGGTTTACCCCGGTATCAAGAAGCGCGGTTGTGCCGCCGGGGAAGCGCAGCATGCCTGCAATGCTGGTGTCAATTTGACCTCCGTCGTTGGCATCGCGATAGTTGCCAAAGGCGGCTACTCGAGTTGGTTCCTGCGCCGTGACCATCCGGCTGACATTGACGCAGTAGCAGCCCGCGTCGAAAAGCGCGCCGCCGCCAAGTCCGGTGTACCAGCGGATGTTGTCGTCTCCCCCCGCCTCGAAGGAGTGACCGACGTGGACGAACGTCAATTTGCCCACCGCATGGGCGGCGAGCAGGTCTTGCAGCTTCTCAAAACGCGGGTGAAAACGGTACATGAAGCCTTCCAAGACTTTAAGCCCGGTTTCGTCGGCCTTGACTGCGATCTCTTCGCACTCCGCGGCGGTCATGGCCAAAGGCTTTTCGCAGAGGACGTGCTTGCCTGCGTCCAAGGATTTTAGAATCCATTCCTGGTGCAGGGCGTTTGGCAGCGGAATATAGACAGCATCGATATCCGGGGACGCGAGCAACGCCTCATACGAGCCAAATGCTTGTGGGATGCCGTGTTTGTCGGCGCACTCCTTAGCCTTTTCCTCGGTTCGGGAAGCGATGCCTACGACCTCCCCGTTGGTCGTTTCCTGAAAAGCCGGGATTGTCTTGCGGACAATCCGGGCGCTGCCCAATATGCCCCACCGTAGTTTCTTGCTCATTGAACTCTCCTTTTTGAACCTATCCCCCGAGGGAAAGGCAGTGTCGAGGCCCCGATTCTGCAATCGAAAGTATCTCGGTGCTCAGAACCTGGCCATGGAAGGCAGCCGGTTGCAGTGTTCTCGCACTTATGGGGCGCGTGGCGCTGCTGATTATTGGCCGTTGCTGGAAGGTAGATTCGCCGGACTTCCGCCCAGGGCAATCCGTTGAAGTATACCCAGCTAGGGCGATCCTACGGCGGCGAGTACCGACATGGCTTCCTGAATGACATCAGGCACTGGGTAGGACGGCCGCTTTATGCCAGACATCTCCTCCATGACGCGGACCACCTGGCAGCTGTAACCGAACTCATTGTCGTACCAGAGATAGAGGATCAGGTTCTTGTCCGTGGAAACGGTGGCTAGGCCGTCCACGATGCCGGTTCGGCGCGAACCGACGAAATCGGTGGATACCACCTCGGGCGAGTCAATGTAATCGATCTGCTTGCGCAGCTCAGAGTGCAGTGCCATCTCACGAAGGTGGTTGTTCACCTCGTCCTTGGTGGTTCTGTTTTCGAGTCTGAGGTTCAAGATGGCCAGGGATACGTCCGGAGTGGGGACACGGATGGAGCTGCCAGTGAGCTTGCCGCGCAGCTCAGGAAGTGCCTTGGCCACTGCCTTGGCGGCCCCGGTTTCGGTAATCACCATGTTCAGTGCGGCGGAGCGGCCGCGCCGGTCACCCTTGTGAAAGTTGTCGATCAGGTTCTGGTCATTGGTGAACGAGTGGACGGTTTCCACATGACCGTGGACCACGCCGAACCTGTCATTGACGGCCTTGAGGACCGGGGTGATGGCGTTGGTGGTGCAGGATGCCGCGGACACGATCTGGTCCGTGTCCTGGATGGTGCCGTGGTTGATGCCGTAGACGATGTTCTTCAGCTCATCCTTCCCCGGAGCGGTGAGCAGTACACGCGCAACGCCCTTGCTTTGGAGATGCTGGGACAGTCCTTCAGTGTCACGCCAGCGGCCGGTGTTGTCGACTAAGAGGGCGTTGGTGATGCCGTAGGCCGTGTAGTCGATCGTTGCTGGATTGTCCGAGTAGATGACCTGGATTTGGACCCCGTTGGCCGTAATGGTGTTGGCCTCCTGGTTTATCCGGATGGTGCCTTCAAAGGAACCGTGCACCGAGTCGCGGCGCAGCAGGCTGGCACGTTTCGAAAGGTCATTGGCGGCCCCGCGGCGGACTACGATGGCGCGCAAGCGCAGGCCATGCCCGCTTCCGGCCTTTTCGATGAGAAGGCGGGCCAAGAGCCGGCCGATCCGCCCGAAACCGTAGAGGACGACGTCGGTTCCGGTTCCGCCGGCACCGTGCCTGCCCACGACGTCGGTGAGTTCGGCTCGGAGGAACTCCTCTAGCGTCACATTGCCTCCCACGTCCTTGAACTTCTCGTTCAGGCGCGCAATGTCGATCGCGGCCGGGCCGAGGTTCAATTGTGCCAGGGCGTTCAGCAAGGGGGCGGTCTCCTCCAGGAGCAATTCTTCCTTGCTGATCCGGCGCGCGAAGCGGTGCGCCTTGAGGATGTTCATGGTGGACATGTTGGTCAAACTTCGGCCGTGAATGCTCGCCACCACGTTGTTTTCGCGGTACAGCCGGCCGATCACCGGAATCATGGCCTCGGCCAGGGACTGGCGTTCCATCCACGCCTCGAGACTACGATCTAAGGGTTGTAGCATCGGGCTGCCTTTCCAATATTGGTCGGATTTACTTGATCCTTGAATGATCAGGGGCTGCGGGAATCCACCAGCCACTTGCCCAGCCTGCGGCGCCGAACCGCGTGTTGCCGGCTCGGGTGCCGCAGGCCTGACAGGAGGAAGACGGCAGCTTTGCCTGGCCGGCAAACTGACGCTTCATCCTCCAAAAACCGGGCTTGCAGTCCATCGTCCTGCAATTTTCGGGCCATGTAACCTCCAATTCGGAATGGTTGCACCTACCTAATTGTGTAGGCGGGTGCAACAAGTGGAGCGGTAGGCCAGCCTGCTCTGCAGGCGGTTAGTGTCCCCCATAACCATCCCCTTCCGGGCTGGCATCCTGAGCGGCCCGCCCAAGTCACAAGCCTGGAGCCCGCGGTGCCGTTGCACAGGTTACGGCGCAGCGCCCAAACAGGCCTGCCTTCGGGACATCTTCGCGGCACGGAAGCAGACAGGGGACGTCATATACGCCACCCAAAACCGCGCCAAAACCGCGAAATCAAGGCCAACTATACATTCGTCTAGTGAGAAGTTTAAAGAAAGTCAACATGAACCATTGACTTGAACAGTTGTTCATGTCAAAGTCTTCTTTACACGGTGACGCGCATCACGCAGATGCAATGTCGCTGAGATTCTCCAAGGCATGCGGCACAACAGATGCTCCCCACTAGCGGAACGGTTAAAGATCATGTCCACAACCACTCATCAGACCTCGACGGCGACGACGGGGGAAGCGATCGATTTCTGGCAAGGCAAGCCTATGGCGGCCCTGGAGGGTGATTGGGGGCGTTTGCGCTGCCGGTTCATAAATTCCCACCCGACCGGCGCGTGGGATGACTTCATACTTTCAGAGTGGGAGCTTGAGGCCTGCGCGTGGGAGGACTTTCACCCGCACAGCGAGACGGCCTTTGTGCTGGAGGGCGAACTCCATATCGAGAGCCAGGGTCAGACCGTCGTCCTGAAACCCGGCGATTCGGCTCGTGTCAATCCCGGCGGGGTTGGCCGTTACTGGGCACCCGTCTATGCCCGGATGGTCACCGTTTACGGGCCCAACCCGCAGGGCCTGGAGTCGCACTCCTTTCGCTACTCCGAACTCTGAACCATTCCCAAAACGTCAAAAACGAACACCCTATCGGCAACAGCGGCTGATAGCTCCCATGAAAGGAAAGATCAATGACTGACAAGACAGCTTCCATTTCGGCCCAGGTCATCCGCGATGCTGACAACGTAACCGAGTTGGAGGATTGGGGGCCTTGCCCTGAAGCGACTGGACCGCAGATGGACACCCGCGGGATCTACTTGTGGAAGGACGGGAACGGCGCCGAGTCGGGTATCTGGGAATGCACCGCCGGCCCCTCCCGCTGGATCCTTGAAACCCACGAATTTCTGCACGTTCTTTCCGGTTCGATGACCATCACCCCCGACGGCGGTGAGCCCGAATTTGTTGGGCCCGGCGACGCGGTATTTGTCCCCCGGGGATGGAGCGGCAACTGGGAGATTCACGAGACACTGCGCAAGGTTTTCGTGATCTTCTAGCAGCGACGAATGCGGCGCTTCCGGCGCGGCACACCACTAAAGACCATCAAAATGAACAATTCTGACAAAAACTGGTCAGGCCTTCACAACACCAATCAAAGGAGAAACCATGGAAACCCTCACAGTAGGAACGCTCACCAAGGCCGGATCGATCCACAAAGTGGAAGGCGGATACAACGGACTTCCGTCAATGAACGTCCCGGGAGTGGACGCCGCCATCGCTGACTCGCTCACCAACCCGCAAGGTTCGGTCATGAGTTCAGGATTCTTTGAGCTGAAGGCGTCCGAGCCCCTCGTGTACACCTACATCTGCGACGAGATGAAGGTCGTCATCAAGGGTGAGTTCATCCTCACCGACCGGGTGACAGGGGAAGTGACACGCGCAAAGGAACGCGATGTCCTGTTTTTCCCTAAGGGTTCAGAAATCACCTTTGAAACCCCTGACTATGGTCTGGGGTTCTTCACCGCCCACGGCTCCATGTCGTCCTAAGGAATACCATCCGAGCCGGTTTGTAGCCGCCGCCAATGGGTGGCGGCTACAAACCGGATCACAGGTACTGCAGCCTTCCTCCGCCCCGGAAAGCCAGTACATTCCTGCCCGCCGGTTCAGGCCCGCATCAAAGACGTCATCTGCTTTCAATTCACCATCGGTGGCCGTCTGCAGCTTTCGTTTCCTCCTGGCGACTTTGCCCCAGCGGCACCGCCGATACTTTTACTGCTTGTTGCGCCAAGGCCAAGCATTTCGGGGAAATGGTCTCTTGCCCGTATATCAGGTCAACCGGCCCCGTCATCTATATATGAGCGACCAGGAAAAGGCCGCGAACACCACAACGATGTGCTGTCGTCTTACGCAGCCTGGACCAAAAATCGGAGTTGGACCCATGACTATCATCGACAAAGACCCTGTTTCGGCGCCCGCCGCACTGAGTAAGGACCGCGGGCCCAGCGTGAACTGGCGCGTCTTCATCAGCGCTTCAGTCATCATCATAGCCTTCTCACTCTGGGCGATGCTGATGCCCACCAATGCGGAGAACACCATGACTACGGTGACGGGCTGGGTCGCCCAGAACCTCGGCTGGTTTTACGTCCTCACCGTCACTGTCGTGATTGGTTTTGTCCTGTGGGTGGCCTTGTCGAAGGTCGGCTCTGTCCGGATGGGCCCGGATCACTCCCGTCCACAATACAAGCTCTTCACTTGGGTGGCCCAGCTGTTCGCCGCCGGTGTGGGAATCGACATGCTGTTCTACTCTGTGACCGGACCGATCACCCAGTACATTCATCCCCCTGAGGGGTCAGGACAAACCGCGGCCGCAGCCCAGGATGCCGTCGTGTGGACCATGTTCCACTATGGGGTGGCCGGCTGGTCCATGTATGCACTCCTCGGCATGGCAATGGGGTATTTTGCCTACCGATATGGCATGCCGCTGTCGATTCGTTCCGCGCTGTATCCCTTGCTGGGCAAACGCGTCCGCGGCGGCGTCGGCGACGCGATTGATGTGGTCACCCTGGTGGGCACTGTTTTCGGCGTGGCCACGGCCATGGGGATCGGCGTGGTGCTGCTGGACGTCGGCTTCTCGATTATTTTTGGTCTGCCATCAGGCCTGGCCCTGCAGATCGCGCTCGTGGTGGTCGCCGTCGTACTGACCATCGCCTCGTGTACCTCCGGCGTCGACAAGGGAATCCGCTGGATCGCGGAGCTGAACATCTGGGTCGCTGCAGCCCTGCTGCTGTACATCCTCGTGACCGGCCAGACGTCGTTCCTGCTCAATGCCCTGGTGGAGAACATCGGCCGCTTTGCAGTCACACTGCCCGGCCGCACGCTGGAAACCTTCGCCTACGTTCCGGGCGGTTCAACCTGGATGGCCGGCTGGACCTTGTTCTTCTGGGCCTTCTGGCTTGCCTGGGGGCCGTTCGTGGGCCTGTTCCTGGCACGTATCTCCCGTGGGCGGACGCTCCGCGAGTTCGTCATCGCGGCCATCACTGCCCCCGTGCTGTGCGACTTCCTGGTCGTGAGCATCTTCGGCAACAGTGCCATGCACCAGGTTTTGAGCGGCAACATGAAGTTCGCCGAACTGGCCATCGACAGCCCGGAACGCGGCTGGTACGCGCTGCTCGGGATGTTCCCCGGAGCCTCCTTCCTGATCGGCTTGGGTACGCTGTCCGGCATGCTGTTTTATCTCACCAGCGCCAACTCCGGCGCAATGATGATGTCCAATTTCTCCTCCACCATCAAGGATCCCTCGCAGGACGGGGCCAAATGGCTGCGAATCTTCTGGGCCGTGCTCACCGCGATGCTGACCATCGCGATGCTGGTGGCAGGCGGGGTGACCACCATGGAGCATGCCACGCTGGTCTTCGCCCTGCCGGTGACCATCATCGCCTGGCTGGTGATGGCTTCCTTCGCGAAGGCGCTGCGGACGGAACGGGCTCAACGCATGGGCCGGGAACTGCGCCGGCAGGCGAAGGGCATGCACGGCGGCAGCGGGCCGGAACGCACCTGGCGGCAACGGCTGACGGGGATCCGGTCCTATCCCTCGAAAGAGGATCTTGCCCAGTTCTTGGATCACACCGTGAAGCCGGCCTTGGCTGAACTGGCGGAGGAATTCACTAAACAGGGACACCAGGCCACCTTGGACGTTGCGCCGAACGAAATCACCGGCATCTCCAGTTACGCACTTGTGGTTGCCATTCCGGACCATCGGGATTTTCTCTACCGGGTCGAAGCCGTCGAAGCTCCGGTGCCGAGTTTCGGTGGCCGTACCTTCCACGAAATGGAGGTTTACTACCGCGCGGAAGTCTTTGACCAGACCGGCTCCGAGGGCTACGACCTCATGGGCCTTGCCCGTCAGCAAGTGATCGACGACGTCCTGGTTCGATACGAGGGACACCTGAGCTTCCTGAGCTACGTCGGCAGGGAACCTGCCTGACTGCGACCGCGCCGACACCGCCGCTGCCTCCACAACAGGCTCCATCGATTAGACGGGCCAGGCGGTTGATTGCGACGGTGCGGACCGGGTGCCACGGGCGAAACCTGCCAGGGCTGAGGCAGCAACCCTCCGCCGGATCCAAACGTCAACGCACTCATGGATACCCGGAATCCGCAATCCAAAGGCGAACGCATCCAGCTCTCCGCTAAGCGGCCATCCCCGGCAGTAATGGCCTGTTGCCCGGCCGCGAGGCCGGGCAACAGGCCATTAAGTACACGTAGGCGGACTGCTTAATCTGCAAGCACAGAGAAGACAGCCCCGCGGCAGTGCCCTGAGCGGCGTCCTGCGCCGGGCACCACGGCCCAACCAATAGTCTTATTGTATGGAGGTGGCCCGGCCGGGGCCCAAGCCAATGGAAAGACTGGAGTGTGTTTCATGCGGGTATCCGCAGAAGAAAGAAAAGAACAGCTGATTTCAGCGACAGTTGAAATCATGCGCCGTGAAGGTGTCCAGTCGGTGACCATACGGGCCATAGCCAAAGAGGCCAACGCCCCCTTGGCCACAGCCCATTATTGCTTTGATAATAAGGAAGAGCTCATGGAGGCGGCAGCCGAGGCCTGGTTTAAGAACCTGCGCCGCTTTTCCAGCGACGCCCCGGAGCATTTGGGCTTGCGTAAGGCTGTGGAACAGGTCGCCGAAGGCTATTGGCGCGCCCTGGAGGAAGAACCTGCAAGCATACTTGCTGAGATCGAACTCATTTTGTGGGCCACACGAAATACCGCTGGCAGCCCCCTGGCCGCGAAGATTTATCCGGCATATGAAGTCGAGCTGGGAAAATTATTCTCCACTGCGGCCGAAAACAGCGATGAGGACTGCCTCATCGGGTTCGATACCTTGGTGAGGTGCTTTCTTATGGTCTTCGACGGGGCGGCCATTCAATTCATGACCGCCCCGGAGGCAATTGACCACCGGACCCAGTTCTTCCTGATGGTAGACGCACTTCTCATCAAGGCCGGCGTTTAGGCTCCCCCATCAGCCGTGCTGCCT
This genomic stretch from Arthrobacter dokdonellae harbors:
- a CDS encoding cupin domain-containing protein, with the protein product METLTVGTLTKAGSIHKVEGGYNGLPSMNVPGVDAAIADSLTNPQGSVMSSGFFELKASEPLVYTYICDEMKVVIKGEFILTDRVTGEVTRAKERDVLFFPKGSEITFETPDYGLGFFTAHGSMSS
- a CDS encoding cupin domain-containing protein, whose product is MTDKTASISAQVIRDADNVTELEDWGPCPEATGPQMDTRGIYLWKDGNGAESGIWECTAGPSRWILETHEFLHVLSGSMTITPDGGEPEFVGPGDAVFVPRGWSGNWEIHETLRKVFVIF
- a CDS encoding TetR/AcrR family transcriptional regulator, producing MRVSAEERKEQLISATVEIMRREGVQSVTIRAIAKEANAPLATAHYCFDNKEELMEAAAEAWFKNLRRFSSDAPEHLGLRKAVEQVAEGYWRALEEEPASILAEIELILWATRNTAGSPLAAKIYPAYEVELGKLFSTAAENSDEDCLIGFDTLVRCFLMVFDGAAIQFMTAPEAIDHRTQFFLMVDALLIKAGV
- a CDS encoding glyceraldehyde-3-phosphate dehydrogenase, whose protein sequence is MERQSLAEAMIPVIGRLYRENNVVASIHGRSLTNMSTMNILKAHRFARRISKEELLLEETAPLLNALAQLNLGPAAIDIARLNEKFKDVGGNVTLEEFLRAELTDVVGRHGAGGTGTDVVLYGFGRIGRLLARLLIEKAGSGHGLRLRAIVVRRGAANDLSKRASLLRRDSVHGSFEGTIRINQEANTITANGVQIQVIYSDNPATIDYTAYGITNALLVDNTGRWRDTEGLSQHLQSKGVARVLLTAPGKDELKNIVYGINHGTIQDTDQIVSAASCTTNAITPVLKAVNDRFGVVHGHVETVHSFTNDQNLIDNFHKGDRRGRSAALNMVITETGAAKAVAKALPELRGKLTGSSIRVPTPDVSLAILNLRLENRTTKDEVNNHLREMALHSELRKQIDYIDSPEVVSTDFVGSRRTGIVDGLATVSTDKNLILYLWYDNEFGYSCQVVRVMEEMSGIKRPSYPVPDVIQEAMSVLAAVGSP
- the betT gene encoding choline BCCT transporter BetT; the protein is MTIIDKDPVSAPAALSKDRGPSVNWRVFISASVIIIAFSLWAMLMPTNAENTMTTVTGWVAQNLGWFYVLTVTVVIGFVLWVALSKVGSVRMGPDHSRPQYKLFTWVAQLFAAGVGIDMLFYSVTGPITQYIHPPEGSGQTAAAAQDAVVWTMFHYGVAGWSMYALLGMAMGYFAYRYGMPLSIRSALYPLLGKRVRGGVGDAIDVVTLVGTVFGVATAMGIGVVLLDVGFSIIFGLPSGLALQIALVVVAVVLTIASCTSGVDKGIRWIAELNIWVAAALLLYILVTGQTSFLLNALVENIGRFAVTLPGRTLETFAYVPGGSTWMAGWTLFFWAFWLAWGPFVGLFLARISRGRTLREFVIAAITAPVLCDFLVVSIFGNSAMHQVLSGNMKFAELAIDSPERGWYALLGMFPGASFLIGLGTLSGMLFYLTSANSGAMMMSNFSSTIKDPSQDGAKWLRIFWAVLTAMLTIAMLVAGGVTTMEHATLVFALPVTIIAWLVMASFAKALRTERAQRMGRELRRQAKGMHGGSGPERTWRQRLTGIRSYPSKEDLAQFLDHTVKPALAELAEEFTKQGHQATLDVAPNEITGISSYALVVAIPDHRDFLYRVEAVEAPVPSFGGRTFHEMEVYYRAEVFDQTGSEGYDLMGLARQQVIDDVLVRYEGHLSFLSYVGREPA
- a CDS encoding Gfo/Idh/MocA family protein; this translates as MSKKLRWGILGSARIVRKTIPAFQETTNGEVVGIASRTEEKAKECADKHGIPQAFGSYEALLASPDIDAVYIPLPNALHQEWILKSLDAGKHVLCEKPLAMTAAECEEIAVKADETGLKVLEGFMYRFHPRFEKLQDLLAAHAVGKLTFVHVGHSFEAGGDDNIRWYTGLGGGALFDAGCYCVNVSRMVTAQEPTRVAAFGNYRDANDGGQIDTSIAGMLRFPGGTTALLDTGVNLERRNFLELTGTEGRLYLDNPFGLLEEDSVLEEHHFGQETTYHEIKGENHFVRMGEHFADCVLNGTPLRYDLKDAANNTSVLEALDSSARKQEGDV
- a CDS encoding cupin domain-containing protein produces the protein MSTTTHQTSTATTGEAIDFWQGKPMAALEGDWGRLRCRFINSHPTGAWDDFILSEWELEACAWEDFHPHSETAFVLEGELHIESQGQTVVLKPGDSARVNPGGVGRYWAPVYARMVTVYGPNPQGLESHSFRYSEL